A genomic stretch from Serratia entomophila includes:
- a CDS encoding glycerate kinase, with amino-acid sequence MKTLKKVVIAPDSFKESLSALAVADAIERGFSQIFPQVQYVKLPMADGGEGTVDSMVAATRGEIVHVEVTGPLGKPVQAFYGLLGDGVTAVIEMAAASGLHLAPHGRRDPRITTSYGTGELMLAALDRGVKAIILGIGGSATNDGGAGMMQALGAGLLDERGQPLPPGGAALARLAQIDLSGLDPRLRRLSITAACDVDNPLCGDRGASAVFGPQKGATPQMVAQLDAALQHYGALLEGITGREIVNQPGAGAAGGMGAALLGMLDARLRPGIEIVIETLRLEEAVRDADLVITGEGRLDSQSIHGKTPIGVARVAKRYGLPVVAIAGSLAPDYQVVHQHGIDAAFSVLDRIVTLDEALMEAAHNLEVTARNLAAVWRLAQS; translated from the coding sequence ATGAAAACGCTGAAGAAAGTGGTCATAGCCCCGGATTCCTTCAAGGAAAGCCTGAGTGCGCTGGCGGTGGCCGATGCGATCGAGCGGGGCTTCAGCCAGATATTTCCGCAGGTACAGTATGTAAAGCTGCCGATGGCGGATGGCGGCGAGGGCACGGTGGATTCAATGGTAGCGGCCACCCGGGGTGAGATCGTTCACGTTGAGGTTACCGGGCCGTTGGGCAAACCGGTGCAGGCGTTTTATGGCCTGCTGGGCGATGGGGTAACTGCGGTGATTGAAATGGCCGCCGCTTCCGGCCTGCATTTGGCGCCGCACGGCCGGCGTGACCCGCGCATCACCACCAGCTACGGCACCGGCGAGCTGATGCTGGCGGCGCTGGATCGCGGCGTGAAGGCCATCATTCTCGGCATCGGCGGCAGCGCCACCAACGACGGCGGCGCCGGCATGATGCAGGCGCTGGGGGCGGGGCTGCTGGATGAGCGCGGCCAGCCACTGCCGCCGGGGGGCGCCGCGCTGGCACGGCTGGCGCAGATCGATCTTTCCGGTTTGGATCCGCGCCTGCGGCGGCTGAGCATCACCGCCGCCTGCGATGTCGATAACCCGCTGTGCGGTGACAGGGGCGCATCGGCGGTGTTTGGCCCGCAGAAAGGCGCCACGCCGCAGATGGTGGCGCAGCTTGATGCGGCGCTGCAACATTACGGTGCCTTGCTGGAAGGCATTACCGGCCGCGAGATCGTTAACCAGCCGGGGGCCGGCGCGGCCGGCGGGATGGGGGCCGCGCTGCTCGGCATGCTCGATGCCCGGCTGCGGCCGGGGATCGAAATCGTGATTGAAACCCTGCGGCTGGAAGAGGCGGTGCGCGACGCCGATCTGGTGATCACCGGCGAGGGGCGGCTGGACAGCCAGTCGATCCACGGCAAGACGCCGATCGGCGTGGCGCGGGTGGCCAAACGCTATGGTTTGCCGGTGGTCGCTATCGCCGGCAGCCTGGCGCCGGACTATCAGGTGGTGCACCAACACGGCATCGACGCCGCATTTTCCGTGCTGGACCGCATCGTCACGCTGGACGAAGCGCTGATGGAGGCGGCGCACAATCTGGAGGTGACGGCGCGTAACCTGGCGGCGGTGTGGCG